Proteins co-encoded in one Armatimonadota bacterium genomic window:
- a CDS encoding peptidoglycan DD-metalloendopeptidase family protein — MRTLAAGAIAFLLGLFDPVAAALAAPSGTPDAAVVQASPEGRQQELRRLQRQLQLERRRLLVVRRRERRLVDEVQHLDQALEATEARLDQLEVDRRRAQQRAAAAAAAVASAERELARRRAVLGTRLRDLHRYGRAGYLDVILGAATFSEFVTRARIVGAIVRSDTRLIAAYRQDRDRAEALRAEFQAEQRRLAALVEETRQRRQLLAEQKEAKRRLLEGIAQERAAVERVVEDLRRESAELEALIRRLQASGPSRMAIGAFVWPLRGMVTSRFGFRRHPIFRARLFHQGVDIAAPHGTPVRAAGDGAVLFAGWYGGYGKLVVLDHGDGLSTLYGHLSAILVAPGAQVVRGQVIGRVGSTGYSTGPHLHFEIRRNGQPIDPQR; from the coding sequence GTGAGGACGCTGGCTGCCGGGGCGATCGCGTTCCTGCTTGGGCTCTTCGACCCCGTGGCGGCTGCCCTGGCCGCGCCGTCCGGCACTCCGGATGCGGCTGTTGTCCAGGCCTCGCCCGAAGGTCGCCAGCAGGAACTGCGACGCCTCCAACGCCAGCTCCAGCTCGAGCGGCGCCGGCTCCTGGTCGTGCGGCGGCGCGAGCGCCGGCTTGTTGACGAGGTGCAGCACCTCGACCAGGCCCTGGAAGCCACGGAGGCCCGGCTCGATCAGCTGGAGGTCGACCGGCGGCGCGCGCAGCAGCGCGCGGCGGCGGCCGCGGCTGCGGTGGCCAGCGCCGAGCGGGAGCTGGCCCGGCGCCGGGCCGTGCTGGGGACCCGGCTGCGGGACCTCCACCGGTACGGACGGGCAGGCTATCTCGACGTCATCCTGGGCGCCGCCACCTTCTCGGAGTTCGTGACCCGCGCCCGCATCGTCGGCGCCATCGTGCGGAGCGATACCCGGCTGATCGCCGCCTACCGCCAGGACCGCGATCGCGCCGAGGCGTTGCGCGCGGAGTTCCAGGCCGAGCAGCGTCGCCTGGCAGCCCTGGTGGAGGAAACCCGCCAGCGCCGCCAGCTGCTCGCCGAGCAAAAGGAGGCCAAGCGGCGGCTGCTGGAGGGCATCGCGCAGGAGCGCGCCGCTGTCGAGCGCGTCGTCGAGGACCTGCGCCGGGAGTCCGCAGAGCTGGAAGCGCTGATCCGGCGGCTGCAGGCCAGCGGGCCATCGCGGATGGCCATCGGCGCGTTCGTCTGGCCGCTGCGCGGCATGGTCACGTCGCGGTTCGGGTTCCGACGGCACCCGATCTTTCGGGCGCGCCTCTTCCACCAGGGCGTCGACATCGCCGCGCCCCACGGCACCCCGGTGCGGGCCGCCGGGGACGGCGCCGTGCTCTTCGCCGGCTGGTACGGCGGTTACGGCAAGCTGGTGGTGCTCGACCACGGCGACGGTCTCAGCACCCTCTACGGGCACCTCTCCGCGATCCTGGTCGCGCCGGGGGCGCAGGTCGTCCGCGGCCAGGTCATCGGCCGGGTGGGCAGCACGGGCTACAGCACCGGACCCCATCTGCACTTCGAGATCCGGCGCAACGGGCAACCCATCGACCCACAGCGGTGA
- the cutA gene encoding divalent-cation tolerance protein CutA → MIPVIVLSTAASLDEATRIADALVEERLAACVTVVPGARSVYRWQGRVEHADEVLLVVKTVAARLEALTARVRALHSYEVPEVVAVPVTGGWPPYLAWLAGEVSAADGGPVPAGGAAP, encoded by the coding sequence ATGATCCCGGTGATCGTCCTCAGTACCGCTGCCAGCCTCGACGAGGCCACGCGGATCGCCGACGCCCTGGTGGAGGAGCGCCTGGCGGCCTGCGTGACCGTCGTGCCAGGGGCACGGTCGGTCTACCGCTGGCAGGGGCGCGTGGAGCACGCCGACGAGGTGCTCCTGGTGGTCAAGACCGTGGCGGCGCGTCTCGAGGCGCTGACCGCGCGGGTGCGTGCGCTGCACTCCTACGAGGTGCCCGAGGTGGTGGCGGTGCCGGTCACGGGCGGATGGCCGCCCTACCTGGCGTGGCTGGCCGGCGAGGTCAGCGCAGCCGACGGCGGCCCTGTGCCCGCGGGCGGAGCCGCGCCGTGA
- a CDS encoding HEAT repeat domain-containing protein — translation MPEAARAEELQRYLRQLESHDVTVRSDAAHALGKLGDEAAVTALARALQDPDEYVRKSAVMALRRIGGAAAAEALRTALGDRSEQVVLQAVNGLRDMRDRGAVEPLIRVLGRRERSLQLAATEALVRIGPDAVPALLAAFEDKNLRRKLGATVMKILVDIGPRAVDALLQALHHESQVIQVTALTVLGRVGDSRIVKPLVELFLRDPRMQEAVVATLARLEERGVVEPGEGGHGDREVYPPRAVVEAFAAHPRGEVVEQLRLALENPMPKVRRFALRVLFALFGEGAADQFVTSLDDDDVEVKRLAIKILGKLRDKRVIEPLVALLQKEGGEHVEDAVWNTLKVLTDLREFEQLRARVAKERAGARPSVRKVRSERDLSPDWWREQD, via the coding sequence ATGCCGGAGGCCGCCAGGGCCGAGGAGCTACAACGCTATCTCCGGCAATTGGAGAGCCACGACGTCACCGTCCGGAGCGACGCGGCCCATGCGCTGGGCAAGCTCGGCGACGAGGCCGCGGTGACGGCCCTTGCGCGGGCGCTCCAGGACCCCGACGAGTACGTGCGCAAGAGCGCGGTGATGGCGCTGCGGCGCATCGGCGGTGCCGCTGCGGCCGAGGCGTTGCGCACCGCGCTGGGCGACCGCAGCGAGCAGGTCGTCCTGCAGGCTGTCAACGGCCTGCGGGACATGCGGGACCGGGGGGCGGTGGAGCCGCTGATCCGCGTGCTGGGGCGCCGCGAGCGGTCGCTGCAGCTGGCCGCGACCGAAGCCCTGGTGCGGATCGGCCCCGACGCCGTGCCCGCACTGCTAGCGGCCTTCGAGGACAAGAACCTCCGGCGCAAGCTTGGCGCCACCGTGATGAAGATCCTGGTGGACATCGGCCCGCGGGCCGTCGACGCGCTGCTGCAGGCGCTGCACCACGAGAGCCAAGTCATCCAGGTCACGGCCTTGACCGTGCTGGGGCGCGTGGGCGACAGCCGCATCGTGAAGCCCCTCGTCGAGCTGTTCCTGCGGGACCCGCGGATGCAGGAAGCGGTGGTGGCGACGCTGGCGCGGCTGGAAGAGCGCGGCGTCGTCGAGCCGGGTGAGGGGGGCCACGGGGACCGGGAGGTGTACCCCCCGCGCGCCGTCGTCGAGGCCTTCGCCGCGCACCCGCGGGGCGAGGTCGTCGAGCAGCTGCGCCTGGCCCTCGAGAACCCCATGCCGAAGGTGCGGCGGTTCGCGCTGCGCGTCCTGTTCGCCCTGTTCGGCGAAGGCGCCGCGGACCAGTTCGTCACCTCGCTGGACGACGACGACGTGGAGGTCAAGCGGCTGGCCATCAAGATCCTGGGCAAGCTGCGGGACAAGCGGGTGATCGAGCCCCTGGTCGCCCTGCTCCAGAAGGAAGGCGGCGAGCACGTGGAGGACGCGGTGTGGAACACCCTCAAGGTGCTCACCGACCTCCGCGAGTTCGAGCAGCTCCGCGCGCGCGTCGCCAAGGAGCGGGCCGGCGCCCGGCCCAGCGTGCGCAAGGTGCGGTCCGAGCGCGACCTGTCTCCGGACTGGTGGCGCGAGCAAGACTAG
- the surE gene encoding 5'/3'-nucleotidase SurE, whose product MKVLLTNDDGIHSPGLHALAAALAPHHEVAVVAPEHERSATGHAITLHKPLRATPATVPVAGGIRAWATNGTPADCVVLGVVELLGARPDLVVSGINVGANLGLDLTYSGTVSGAMEGAILGIPSIAVSVASFVDVRFDVAAAFVEQLARAVATHRLPADAVINVNVPNLPRERIRGVALTRQSTRRYLARLERRTDPRGRHYYWLTGEREPVGDREGTDGWAVARGYISVTPIHLNMTDERLLHDLATWGLTFP is encoded by the coding sequence GTGAAGGTCCTCCTCACCAACGACGACGGCATCCACTCGCCCGGTCTCCACGCCCTCGCCGCCGCCCTGGCCCCACACCACGAGGTGGCCGTGGTGGCTCCCGAGCACGAACGCAGCGCCACCGGGCACGCGATCACGCTGCACAAGCCGCTGCGGGCCACCCCGGCGACGGTGCCGGTGGCGGGCGGGATCCGCGCCTGGGCCACGAACGGCACGCCTGCGGACTGCGTCGTGCTGGGCGTGGTCGAGCTGCTGGGCGCGCGGCCCGACCTCGTGGTCTCGGGCATCAACGTCGGTGCCAACCTGGGCCTGGACCTGACGTACTCGGGGACCGTCTCCGGGGCCATGGAAGGCGCCATCCTGGGGATCCCCAGCATCGCAGTGTCGGTGGCGTCGTTCGTGGACGTCCGGTTCGACGTGGCGGCGGCGTTCGTCGAGCAGCTGGCCCGCGCGGTGGCGACGCACCGGCTGCCCGCCGACGCCGTCATCAACGTCAACGTGCCGAACCTGCCGCGCGAGCGCATCCGCGGCGTGGCGCTCACGCGGCAGAGCACGCGGCGCTACCTCGCCCGCCTCGAGCGGCGCACCGATCCCCGCGGCCGCCACTACTACTGGCTGACCGGAGAGCGCGAGCCCGTCGGCGATCGCGAGGGCACCGACGGGTGGGCCGTGGCCCGCGGGTACATCTCCGTGACCCCGATCCATCTCAACATGACCGACGAGCGGTTGCTGCACGACCTGGCGACCTGGGGGCTGACCTTTCCGTAG
- a CDS encoding S41 family peptidase, with product MHSRILQRLPWPAVAAVIVAVFLAGYGAGQASVARGADDQGFALLRQLLTHIRQDYLGPVPDARVLFDGAARGMLEALGDPYTRYMDARAFREFAQDAQGYFFGIGIFIDIRDGQLIVVQPIEGTPAHRAGLRPGDRIRAINNVSTEGMALQEAVSRIRGPAGTRVVLRIQRADRSFDVEITRARIQIVSVQGAGVLDADLQKQLAAERLGYVRILTFNDRTAEEVAAEMTRLQQVGVRGVLLDLRSNGGGLLEASLRVAERFVPEGRPLVHIVDRTGRKTTERAGRGPKIQLPVVVLVNEFSASASEILAGALKDSAGATLVGIRTFGKGVIQSVYALPGGGGAAITTSKYLTPADHDIHGKGVPPDVVAGDRLEGKSDAEVARIQQEQLRRAVEVLRQRAGRR from the coding sequence GTGCACAGCCGCATCCTACAGCGACTCCCGTGGCCTGCCGTGGCCGCGGTGATCGTCGCGGTCTTCCTGGCCGGCTACGGCGCGGGCCAGGCGTCGGTGGCCCGGGGCGCCGACGACCAGGGCTTCGCGCTCCTGCGGCAGCTGCTCACCCACATCCGGCAGGACTACCTGGGGCCCGTGCCCGACGCACGCGTGCTCTTCGACGGCGCGGCGCGGGGGATGCTAGAAGCGCTGGGCGACCCCTACACGCGGTACATGGACGCCAGGGCGTTCCGGGAGTTCGCGCAGGACGCCCAGGGCTACTTCTTCGGCATCGGCATCTTCATCGACATCCGCGACGGCCAGCTGATCGTCGTGCAGCCCATCGAGGGCACCCCGGCGCATCGGGCGGGCCTGCGACCGGGCGACCGCATTCGCGCCATCAACAACGTCTCCACCGAGGGCATGGCGCTGCAGGAGGCCGTCAGCCGGATCCGGGGCCCTGCGGGCACCCGGGTGGTGCTGCGCATCCAGCGGGCCGATCGGTCCTTCGACGTGGAAATCACCCGCGCGCGCATCCAGATCGTGTCCGTGCAGGGCGCCGGGGTCCTGGACGCTGACCTGCAGAAGCAGCTGGCGGCCGAGCGACTGGGATACGTGCGCATCCTCACGTTCAACGATCGAACGGCGGAGGAGGTGGCGGCCGAGATGACCCGGCTGCAGCAGGTCGGGGTCCGTGGGGTGCTCCTCGACCTGCGCAGCAACGGCGGCGGGCTGCTGGAGGCGTCGCTCCGGGTGGCCGAGCGCTTCGTGCCCGAGGGGCGGCCGCTCGTGCACATCGTGGACCGCACCGGCCGCAAGACGACCGAGCGTGCCGGGCGCGGCCCGAAGATCCAGCTGCCGGTGGTCGTGCTCGTCAACGAGTTCAGCGCCAGTGCCTCCGAGATCCTGGCGGGCGCGCTCAAGGACTCCGCCGGCGCCACGCTGGTCGGGATCAGAACGTTCGGCAAAGGGGTCATCCAGTCGGTCTACGCGCTCCCCGGCGGTGGCGGCGCCGCCATCACGACGTCCAAGTACCTGACGCCCGCAGACCACGACATCCACGGGAAGGGTGTGCCGCCCGACGTCGTCGCCGGAGACCGGCTGGAGGGCAAGAGCGATGCCGAGGTGGCGCGCATCCAGCAGGAGCAGCTACGGCGGGCTGTCGAGGTGCTCCGGCAGCGCGCAGGGAGACGATAG
- a CDS encoding Glu/Leu/Phe/Val dehydrogenase, which yields MATQAMLITPQGDPWQAALRQFDRAADYLPLKRGIREFLAYPKRELTVHFPVKMDDGSVQIFTGYRVHHSTVLGPTKGGIRYHQDVTLNEIRALAMLMTWKCAVVGLPYGGAKGGVVVNPKALSTTELERLTRRYATEISILMSPEGDIPAPDLGTTPQVMAWIMDTYSMHRGYSTPSVVTGKPTSIGGSLGRVEATGRGVAIVTREAARWLGMELAGATVVIQGFGNVGSVAAQLLTRLGCRVVAVSDTRGGVYNPAGLDPDRLIAHKARTGSVVGYPGADVVTNQELLELPCDVLVPSALEGQITEENAPRIRARVVVEGANGPTTPEADVILRERRITVLPDIVANAGGVIVSYFEWVQGLQQFFWTEEEVNANLERIIVRSFGQVVKVAEERNVDLRTAALIRAIDRVADALFTRGIYP from the coding sequence ATGGCGACGCAGGCGATGCTGATCACGCCCCAGGGCGACCCCTGGCAGGCGGCCCTGCGGCAGTTCGACCGGGCCGCGGACTACCTGCCGCTCAAACGGGGCATCCGCGAGTTCCTGGCCTACCCCAAGCGGGAGCTCACCGTGCACTTCCCGGTGAAGATGGACGACGGCTCCGTGCAGATCTTCACCGGATACCGCGTCCACCACAGCACCGTGCTGGGGCCGACCAAGGGCGGCATCCGGTACCACCAGGACGTGACCCTCAACGAGATCCGTGCCCTGGCCATGCTGATGACGTGGAAGTGCGCGGTCGTCGGGCTGCCCTACGGCGGCGCCAAGGGCGGCGTGGTGGTCAACCCCAAGGCGCTGTCGACCACTGAGCTCGAGCGACTCACCCGCCGGTACGCCACGGAGATCTCGATTCTGATGAGCCCGGAGGGCGACATCCCCGCGCCCGACCTGGGCACCACGCCCCAGGTCATGGCGTGGATCATGGACACCTACAGCATGCACCGGGGCTACTCGACGCCGTCGGTGGTCACCGGGAAGCCCACGTCCATCGGCGGGTCGCTGGGCCGCGTGGAGGCCACCGGCCGGGGCGTGGCCATCGTGACCCGTGAGGCCGCCCGCTGGCTGGGCATGGAGCTGGCCGGTGCCACCGTGGTGATCCAGGGCTTCGGGAACGTGGGCTCGGTGGCGGCACAGCTCCTGACGCGCCTGGGCTGCCGCGTGGTGGCCGTCAGCGATACGCGCGGGGGCGTCTACAACCCCGCGGGGTTGGACCCCGACCGGCTGATCGCACACAAGGCACGCACCGGCAGCGTCGTGGGCTATCCCGGTGCGGACGTGGTGACCAACCAGGAGCTGCTGGAGCTGCCCTGCGACGTGCTCGTGCCCAGCGCGCTCGAAGGCCAGATCACCGAGGAGAACGCGCCCCGAATCCGGGCGCGGGTCGTCGTCGAGGGCGCCAACGGGCCCACGACGCCCGAGGCGGACGTGATCCTGCGCGAGCGGCGCATCACGGTCCTGCCGGACATCGTGGCCAACGCCGGGGGCGTCATCGTCTCGTACTTCGAGTGGGTCCAGGGGCTCCAGCAGTTCTTCTGGACCGAGGAGGAGGTCAACGCCAACCTCGAGCGCATCATCGTGCGCAGCTTCGGGCAGGTGGTGAAGGTCGCGGAGGAGCGCAACGTGGACCTGCGCACGGCCGCGCTGATCCGGGCCATCGACCGCGTGGCGGACGCGCTGTTCACCCGGGGGATCTACCCGTAG
- a CDS encoding branched-chain amino acid ABC transporter substrate-binding protein, translated as MTRLRGVLVALVLLVTAALLVPAQAPVRAQATKGKIKIATQSPLSGGQAVLGEGIKNGAQLAIEQLGGPIKRLGFDLELVPFDDQAKPDVGVANAKNLVTDPDILLVIGHLNSGVAIPSSEVYKDSMLAMISPANTNPKITDRKYKNVFRVVGRDDVQGVVGAEFAAKEMKVKTVYIIHDKTAYGQGVAEFFRDHAPKVGMRVVGFEGTEEQANFDPIITPILARRPDLVYFGGIYNQAGVFFKQARAKGLKARFLGPDGMDSSDLAKVAGQAIVGMHYTTVAGPVSVYPRAAKFAQDYKAKFGKDPEPFAAQAYDATAIGLKAIENAIKAAGGKKPTREQVTNEIHKIKGFRGLTDTFTFDAKGDPVPATYFVINIVSGDPAKWGQNKLVKTLRINPPGAGM; from the coding sequence ATGACGCGACTTCGTGGAGTGCTTGTCGCGCTGGTGCTCCTGGTCACCGCTGCGCTGCTGGTGCCGGCACAGGCGCCGGTGCGGGCGCAGGCGACGAAGGGCAAGATCAAGATCGCCACCCAGAGCCCGCTCTCGGGAGGCCAGGCGGTCCTGGGGGAGGGCATCAAGAACGGCGCCCAGCTGGCCATCGAGCAACTCGGCGGGCCCATCAAGCGGCTCGGCTTCGACCTCGAGCTCGTGCCGTTCGACGACCAGGCCAAGCCCGACGTGGGCGTGGCCAACGCCAAGAACCTGGTCACCGACCCCGACATCCTGCTGGTCATCGGGCACCTGAACTCGGGCGTCGCCATTCCGTCGTCCGAGGTCTACAAGGACAGCATGCTGGCCATGATCTCGCCGGCCAACACCAACCCCAAGATCACCGACCGCAAGTACAAGAACGTCTTCCGGGTGGTGGGCCGCGACGACGTGCAGGGCGTCGTCGGCGCCGAGTTCGCGGCCAAGGAGATGAAGGTCAAGACCGTCTACATCATCCACGACAAGACGGCCTACGGCCAGGGCGTCGCCGAGTTCTTCCGCGACCACGCGCCCAAGGTAGGCATGCGCGTGGTGGGGTTCGAGGGCACCGAGGAGCAAGCCAACTTCGACCCCATCATCACCCCGATCCTGGCCCGGCGGCCCGACCTGGTGTACTTCGGCGGCATCTACAACCAGGCCGGCGTCTTCTTCAAGCAGGCGCGGGCCAAGGGCCTGAAGGCGCGGTTCCTGGGCCCTGACGGCATGGACTCCTCCGACCTGGCCAAGGTCGCAGGGCAGGCGATCGTGGGGATGCACTACACGACCGTGGCCGGACCGGTCTCGGTCTACCCCAGGGCCGCCAAGTTCGCCCAGGACTACAAGGCCAAGTTCGGGAAGGACCCCGAGCCCTTCGCGGCCCAGGCCTACGACGCCACCGCCATCGGCCTGAAGGCCATCGAGAACGCCATCAAGGCCGCGGGCGGCAAGAAGCCCACCCGCGAGCAGGTCACCAACGAGATCCACAAGATCAAGGGCTTCCGCGGCCTGACCGATACCTTCACCTTCGACGCCAAGGGCGACCCGGTGCCGGCCACCTACTTCGTGATCAATATCGTGAGCGGCGACCCGGCCAAGTGGGGGCAGAACAAGCTGGTGAAGACGCTGCGGATCAACCCGCCGGGGGCCGGCATGTAG
- a CDS encoding divergent polysaccharide deacetylase family protein produces MSRHRRAAARRRSLGIVPLVVVAMGAGVLLARLSPDAPPPVRAPEPAVRPAAPPRARPPAARPSPTPTPRPQRATPVSPAHTPRGRLAVVFDDAGGDLAHVEAIIAIGRPVTVAVLPFLAHSDEVAQRARAAGLEVLVHLPLEPEDPGKDPGPGSITVAMSDAQIRQAVRAALAAVPGAVGMNNHMGSRATADRRVMRAVLQAARDAGAFFLDSYTTPHSVVREVAAELGVRTATRAIFLDNVDDDAAIAAQVRRAIARARQEGAVIAIGHAQRRTPAVVAAMRHEFDEAGVALVPLSALMGGMPAPASEGRKSP; encoded by the coding sequence ATGTCGCGCCATCGGCGTGCAGCGGCCCGGCGGCGGTCTCTGGGGATCGTCCCACTGGTCGTCGTGGCCATGGGAGCCGGGGTGCTACTCGCCCGGCTGTCGCCCGATGCCCCACCTCCCGTCCGTGCCCCAGAGCCTGCGGTGCGCCCGGCCGCGCCCCCGCGCGCGCGACCGCCGGCGGCCCGCCCCTCGCCGACCCCGACCCCACGCCCGCAGCGTGCGACCCCGGTGTCGCCCGCCCACACCCCGCGGGGCCGGCTGGCGGTCGTATTCGACGACGCAGGCGGGGACCTCGCCCACGTCGAAGCGATCATTGCCATCGGCCGGCCCGTGACCGTCGCCGTGCTGCCGTTCCTCGCGCACTCGGACGAGGTCGCGCAGCGGGCGCGTGCGGCCGGGCTGGAGGTGTTAGTGCATCTGCCGCTGGAGCCGGAGGACCCCGGCAAGGACCCGGGCCCGGGAAGCATCACCGTTGCCATGAGCGATGCGCAGATCCGGCAGGCGGTGCGCGCCGCCCTGGCGGCCGTGCCCGGGGCCGTGGGGATGAACAACCACATGGGCTCGCGGGCCACGGCGGATCGGCGGGTCATGCGGGCGGTCCTGCAGGCGGCGCGGGACGCGGGCGCCTTCTTCCTCGACAGCTACACCACGCCGCACTCGGTGGTTCGCGAGGTGGCCGCCGAGCTGGGCGTGCGGACAGCCACCCGGGCGATCTTCCTGGACAACGTCGACGACGACGCCGCGATTGCGGCCCAGGTCCGGCGCGCGATCGCGCGCGCCCGGCAAGAGGGCGCCGTCATCGCCATCGGGCACGCGCAGCGCCGCACGCCAGCGGTCGTCGCCGCCATGCGCCACGAGTTCGACGAGGCCGGGGTGGCGCTGGTGCCGCTCTCGGCGCTGATGGGCGGGATGCCGGCCCCGGCCTCGGAAGGACGCAAGAGCCCGTAA
- the ftsX gene encoding permease-like cell division protein FtsX — protein MSTEVSTPPRAEPRPGGLSGRPPASGRRPTSRRQRGAAVREALAAMRRGGLMTLAATTTMLVALAVAGGGALVSANLVHLATLLEDQVEVVVLLRDGLTAAQQHRTLAAVEALPGVRRAVLVGRAEALRRLQATYGMPASLAASLPSNPLPDSIEVRVRDAARIREVAEATRRLPGVDDVVFGTPVVDRVVAVTRAVRVSAAAVAGVLAAAALLIITNTIRLTVSARRQEIEIMTLVGATPGFIRGPFLWEGALQGALAAAAASCLLGAGYAWLAARVDASLPFLPLLPPPAVLPGVLALVWAVGIAVGIVGSALGLRRYLVL, from the coding sequence ATGAGCACCGAGGTCTCTACGCCCCCGCGCGCTGAGCCCCGACCGGGCGGGCTGTCCGGCCGACCGCCCGCATCCGGTCGACGGCCGACGAGCCGCCGGCAGCGCGGGGCGGCGGTGCGGGAGGCGCTGGCGGCCATGCGCCGGGGCGGCCTGATGACGCTCGCCGCCACGACCACGATGCTCGTAGCGCTGGCGGTCGCCGGCGGCGGGGCGCTGGTGTCGGCGAACCTGGTGCACCTGGCGACCCTCCTTGAGGACCAGGTGGAAGTGGTGGTTCTGCTGCGCGACGGGCTCACTGCGGCGCAGCAGCATCGCACGCTGGCCGCGGTCGAGGCCCTCCCGGGCGTACGCCGCGCCGTGCTGGTCGGGCGTGCCGAGGCCCTGCGTCGCCTTCAGGCCACCTACGGCATGCCCGCCTCCCTGGCCGCGTCGTTGCCGTCGAACCCGCTGCCCGACTCCATCGAGGTGCGGGTGCGCGATGCGGCGCGGATTCGCGAGGTGGCCGAGGCGACTCGCCGGCTTCCCGGTGTCGACGACGTCGTCTTCGGCACGCCGGTGGTCGACCGCGTGGTGGCCGTGACCCGGGCCGTGCGGGTCAGCGCCGCGGCCGTTGCGGGCGTCCTGGCGGCCGCGGCCCTGCTGATCATCACGAACACGATCCGCCTGACGGTGTCGGCGCGACGGCAGGAGATCGAGATCATGACCCTCGTGGGCGCCACGCCCGGGTTCATCCGCGGGCCGTTCCTGTGGGAAGGTGCCCTGCAGGGCGCGCTCGCCGCGGCAGCGGCCAGCTGCCTGCTGGGCGCCGGGTACGCCTGGCTGGCCGCCCGGGTCGACGCCTCGCTACCGTTCCTTCCGCTGTTGCCCCCGCCCGCGGTCCTGCCCGGCGTGCTCGCGCTGGTCTGGGCCGTGGGGATCGCCGTGGGCATTGTCGGTAGCGCCCTGGGGCTGCGCCGGTACCTGGTCCTGTGA
- the ftsE gene encoding cell division ATP-binding protein FtsE has protein sequence MVQFDGVGKRYFPGVIALQDVTVHIAAGEFVFLVGPTGSGKSTFLKLIQRVERPTTGRVVVDGVDVGALAAAEVPYFRRRLGVVFQEFKLLPGRTVAGNVAFALEVTGADPLEITPRVHWALEVVGLADRAHALPASLSGGEQQRAAIARAIVNRPRVLLADEPTGNLDPEAAWEIMHLLSEINRRGTTVIVTTHNPTLVDILRRRVVELRGGRVVRDEHRGLYAPAR, from the coding sequence ATGGTCCAGTTTGACGGCGTCGGCAAGCGGTATTTCCCCGGGGTCATCGCTCTCCAGGACGTCACGGTCCACATCGCGGCCGGCGAGTTCGTCTTCCTGGTCGGTCCCACGGGCAGCGGGAAGTCCACGTTCCTCAAGCTGATCCAGCGCGTGGAACGTCCCACCACGGGCCGTGTCGTCGTGGACGGCGTGGACGTCGGGGCGCTGGCCGCTGCGGAGGTGCCCTACTTCCGGCGCCGGCTGGGCGTGGTCTTCCAGGAGTTCAAGTTGCTGCCGGGCCGCACGGTGGCCGGCAACGTCGCGTTCGCCCTGGAGGTGACGGGCGCCGACCCCCTCGAGATCACCCCCCGCGTGCACTGGGCGTTGGAGGTGGTCGGCCTGGCCGACCGCGCGCACGCGCTCCCCGCCAGCCTCTCGGGTGGCGAGCAGCAGCGAGCGGCCATCGCGCGGGCCATCGTCAACCGGCCGCGAGTGCTGCTGGCCGACGAACCCACGGGCAACCTCGACCCCGAGGCGGCGTGGGAGATCATGCACCTGCTCAGCGAGATCAACCGGCGGGGAACGACGGTGATCGTGACCACCCACAACCCCACCCTGGTGGACATCCTTCGGCGGCGGGTGGTGGAACTGCGGGGAGGGCGCGTGGTCCGCGATGAGCACCGAGGTCTCTACGCCCCCGCGCGCTGA